The Brassica oleracea var. oleracea cultivar TO1000 chromosome C6, BOL, whole genome shotgun sequence genome includes a region encoding these proteins:
- the LOC106300696 gene encoding receptor homology region, transmembrane domain- and RING domain-containing protein 2 — protein MMVMTNRALVFLLLILFHLLTLSSFTSAKVILIRNNITRSFDDIEANFAPSVKAAGEIGLLYVAEPLDACSDLTNKPEQSSNGTSPFVLIVRGGCSFEDKVRKAQRAGFKAAIIHDNEDRGILVAMAGNSGGIKIHAVFVTKETGDALKEFAGLSDAKVWLLPSFENSAWSIMAVSFISLLAMSAVLATCFFVRRHRIRRRTSRSSRVREFHGMSRRLVKAMPSLIFSSVHEDNTTAFTCAICLEDYNVGDKLRVLPCRHKFHAVCVDSWLTSWRTFCPVCKRDARTANGEPPASESTPLLSSAASSFHSSSALSSFRSSAMLIGPSMGSLPTSISFSPAHASSSYIRQSFRSSSLRRSPPITVSRSSMDLRHQGGSPSPSQRSYMASPQSFNYPAMSPLNARYMSPYRPSPSNASPGLIGSSSNHPLNPLRYSESAGTFSPYASANSLPDC, from the exons ATGATGGTGATGACGAATCGTGCTCTTGTCTTCCTCCTCCTCATACTCTTCCACCTCCTCACCCTCTCTTCGTTCACCTCAGCCAAAGTGATTCTCATCAGGAACAACATCACTCGCTCTTTCGACGACATCGAAGCCAACTTCG CTCCCTCTGTTAAAGCTGCTGGTGAAATTGGATTGCTTTACGTGGCTGAGCCTCTTGACGCTTGCTCTGACTTGACGAATAAGCCTGAACAGAGCTCGAATGGTACTTCCCCTTTTGTGTTGATCGTTAGAGGAGGTTGTAGTTTCGAAGATAAAGTCAGAAAAGCCCAGAGAGCTGGTTTCAAAGCTGCTATTATACATGACAATGAAGACCGTGGAATCTTGGTAGCAA TGGCAGGTAACTCGGGAGGTATAAAGATTCATGCGGTTTTCGTTACTAAGGAGACTGGAGATGCGTTAAAGGAGTTCGCCGGTTTGTCTGATGCCAAAGTGTGGCTGCTTCCTAGCTTCGAGAACTCTGCTTGGTCCATCATGGCGGTCTCGTTCATCTCTTTGCTCGCAATGTCAGCTGTTCTCGCCACTTGTTTCTTCGTCCGCAGGCATCGGATAAGAAGACGAACGTCACGGTCCTCTAGAGTCAGAGAGTTTCACGGAATGAGTCGCCGTTTGGTGAAGGCAATGCCGAGTCTAATCTTTAGTTCGGTGCACGAAGACAATACTACTGCGTTCACTTGCGCTATCTGTCTCGAAGACTATAACGTCGGAGACAAGCTCAGGGTCTTGCCTTGCCGTCACA AGTTTCACGCGGTTTGTGTTGACTCGTGGCTAACCTCATGGAGAACGTTCTGCCCCGTGTGCAAACGCGACGCGAGAACGGCCAACGGCGAGCCGCCAGCTTCGGAGAGCACTCCGTTGCTCTCGTCCGCCGCTTCGTCTTTTCACTCTTCCTCTGCGCTCTCTTCGTTCAGATCATCAGCAATGCTGATCGGTCCTTCCATGGGATCTTTACCGACTTCGATCTCGTTCTCTCCGGCGCACGCGAGCTCTTCCTACATCAGACAGTCCTTCAGGTCCTCCTCTCTCCGGAGATCTCCTCCTATAACCGTGAGTCGAAGCTCAATGGATCTCAGACACCAAGGAGGTTCTCCGTCGCCGTCGCAGAGATCGTATATGGCTTCTCCACAGTCGTTTAATTACCCGGCTATGTCGCCTCTCAACGCTAGGTACATGTCGCCGTATAGGCCTAGCCCGAGCAATGCGTCACCTGGATTGATCGGGTCGTCATCGAATCATCCGTTAAATCCTCTGCGTTACAGTGAATCAGCAGGAACTTTCTCTCCATACGCTTCTGCAAACTCGCTGCCAGACTGTTGA
- the LOC106298687 gene encoding uncharacterized protein LOC106298687 — protein MDSSRTRTLARRSDPVNFPAKRNTSSRRSLSSSSFSSFSSCSSSSLVFQGDSPLNSPATPLRLLGVPFSWEHLPGKPKDYSHRLNHRLNKESSVILPLPPHRSTHFPVTGKNKKSNSLSKKNSFPVTEKDPFAAALLECSKDNDDDEDEREEERFRGNSGGSKSSIGDRFGLVSLYGSCRRTCTVTESIVYLPRTRKAAS, from the coding sequence ATGGATTCTTCAAGAACCCGAACTTTAGCTAGAAGATCTGATCCGGTCAACTTTCCGGCGAAGAGAAACACTTCTTCCCGACGATCTTTATCTTCTTCTTCCTTCTCGTCATTCTCCTCTTGCTCCTCTAGCTCCCTCGTGTTTCAAGGCGACTCTCCTTTAAATTCTCCGGCGACTCCTCTTCGTCTCCTCGGTGTTCCATTCTCTTGGGAACACCTTCCAGGGAAACCCAAAGACTACTCTCACAGACTCAACCACCGCCTAAATAAAGAATCTTCAGTTATACTACCCCTCCCTCCTCACCGGAGTACACATTTTCCGGTCACCGGGAAAAATAAAAAATCTAACAGTTTAAGTAAGAAGAACAGCTTCCCGGTGACTGAGAAAGATCCCTTCGCGGCCGCGTTGTTGGAGTGTTCCAAAGACAACGACGACGATGAAGACGAGAGGGAAGAAGAGAGATTCCGAGGAAACTCCGGTGGATCAAAGAGCAGCATCGGCGACAGGTTTGGGTTAGTGAGTCTCTACGGTTCTTGTCGGAGAACTTGTACAGTGACAGAGTCCATTGTTTATCTCCCAAGAACAAGAAAAGCTGCTTCTTAA
- the LOC106298421 gene encoding alpha-(1,4)-fucosyltransferase, whose amino-acid sequence MPMRHLNAMATLLMMFFTLLILSFTGILEFPSASTSLPHPDSSSSSTAAVSSDPFGDVLVAFRKWDSQVGCARFRGNHRKGNLSSGALQDSGGSGCGGMKMDHVRVLVKGWTWVPDNLENLYSCRCGMTCLWTKSAVLSDSPDALLFETTTPPLQVRVAEPLLVYMELEAGRKRSGREDIFISYHAKDDVQTTYAGALFHNNRNYHISAHKNNDVLVYWSSSRCLSHRDRLAKSLLDLIPHHSFGKCLNNVGGLNSALAMYPECAAESNAEPKWYDHLHCAMSHYKFVLAIENMATESYVTEKLFYALDSGSVPIYFGAPNVQDFVPPHSVIDGSKFGSMKELAAYVKRIGDDPVAYSEYHAWRRCGVVGNYGRTRAVSLDTLPCRLCEEVSRRGGKNAGV is encoded by the exons ATGCCGATGAGACACCTCAACGCCATGGCGACTCTACTAATGATGTTCTTCACTCTCCTGATCCTCTCTTTCACCGGCATTCTCGAATTCCCCTCCGCCTCCACTTCGCTTCCCCACCCCGATTCCTCCTCCTCCTCCACCGCCGCCGTATCATCGGATCCGTTCGGAGACGTCTTGGTGGCGTTTAGAAAATGGGATTCTCAAGTGGGTTGTGCTCGGTTCAGGGGGAATCATCGCAAGGGCAATCTCAGTTCGGGTGCTTTACAAGATTCCGGCGGGTCGGGTTGCGGTGGGATGAAGATGGATCATGTCCGGGTTTTGGTGAAAGGGTGGACTTGGGTTCCGGATAATTTGGAGAATTTGTATTCTTGTCGGTGTGGGATGACTTGTTTGTGGACTAAATCAGCTGTTCTGTCTGATTCGCCTGACGCTTTGTTGTTCGAAACGACAACTCCTCCGTTACAGGTA CGTGTTGCAGAGCCACTCCTTGTGTACATGGAGCTAGAGGCAGGAAGAAAACGTTCAGGCCGTGAAGATATATTCATCAGCTACCATGCCAAGGACGATGTCCAAACAACTTACGCGGGTGCTCTCTTTCACAATAACAGAAACTACCACATCTCTGCACATAAAAACAAT GATGTTCTAGTGTACTGGTCTTCCTCAAGATGCCTCTCACACAGAGACCGTCTCGCAAAGAGCCTCCTGGATCTGATTCCACACCACTCCTTTGGTAAGTGTCTCAACAACGTTGGTGGCTTGAACTCTGCTCTCGCTATGTATCCAGAATGCGCCGCGGAGTCCAACGCCGAGCCGAAATGGTACGACCATCTACACTGCGCTATGTCACACTACAAATTCGTCCTCGCGATCGAAAACATGGCCACTGAGTCATACGTGACAGAGAAGCTTTTCTACGCGCTGGATTCTGGCTCTGTCCCTATCTATTTCGGAGCTCCTAACGTGCAAGACTTCGTCCCTCCGCACTCTGTGATAGACGGTAGCAAGTTCGGTTCGATGAAGGAACTGGCGGCTTATGTGAAGAGGATCGGTGATGATCCAGTAGCGTACTCGGAGTATCACGCGTGGAGGCGGTGTGGAGTAGTGGGGAACTACGGTAGAACACGCGCGGTGAGTCTTGATACGTTGCCTTGTCGGTTGTGTGAAGAGGTTAGCAGAAGAGGCGGGAAGAACGCCGGAGTTTGA